In a single window of the Anaerotruncus rubiinfantis genome:
- a CDS encoding DUF1638 domain-containing protein: MRIHIIACQVFSRELRHFAAVSPHIIDITWLPQGLHDTPTILRSRLESAVLQIEDTPRNRPDFILFGYGLCSNGTMGVAARTIPIVIPRTDDCIGIFLGSQARYIALFNRYQTAYWLNNGWIENAFLPTPEALAEKKAEYTRLYGEDNAEYLAGEDVSWTKNYRYCGFIHSTVYHNDSYRALADRLCGLYGWEAVDLRGDCRMLEAMVGGQWDPQDFLVCPPGTWAQPSYDRQKMIAVPAKEEAANG; this comes from the coding sequence TTGCGGATTCATATTATCGCCTGTCAGGTTTTCAGCCGGGAGCTGCGGCATTTCGCCGCAGTCAGCCCGCATATTATCGACATCACCTGGCTGCCGCAGGGCCTGCATGACACGCCCACGATCCTGCGCAGCCGGCTCGAATCGGCCGTTTTGCAGATCGAAGATACCCCGCGCAACCGGCCGGACTTCATCCTGTTCGGTTATGGGCTCTGTTCGAACGGCACGATGGGCGTCGCCGCCCGGACCATCCCGATTGTGATCCCGCGCACCGACGACTGCATCGGGATCTTTCTCGGCTCGCAGGCCCGCTATATCGCGCTTTTCAACCGCTATCAGACGGCCTACTGGCTCAATAACGGCTGGATTGAGAACGCCTTTTTGCCCACGCCTGAAGCGCTCGCTGAAAAAAAGGCGGAATATACGCGGCTGTATGGGGAGGACAACGCCGAATATCTCGCGGGGGAGGATGTGTCCTGGACAAAAAATTACCGTTACTGCGGCTTCATCCATTCCACAGTTTACCACAACGACTCCTACCGGGCGCTCGCGGACCGGCTCTGCGGGCTCTACGGCTGGGAGGCGGTCGACCTGCGCGGCGACTGCCGGATGCTCGAAGCGATGGTGGGCGGGCAATGGGACCCGCAGGATTTCCTCGTCTGCCCGCCCGGCACCTGGGCACAGCCGTCCTATGACAGGCAAAAAATGATTGCGGTCCCCGCAAAGGAGGAAGCTGCCAATGGATGA
- a CDS encoding ASKHA domain-containing protein, translating to MNQWIEVYAPPAEPKPLLTLLQREGAAPHAPCGGRGNCGKCKVMAEGALSPMTGRERGFLREAEVSGGVRLACLTLVCGKARACPLPDGEQVVLSAGVLPDFCRDRFAGGYGLAVDIGTTTVAAYLYRLDTGAPIAAASCGNPQGAFGADVISRIEQSLAGRQSELAGAVLGCIGSLSGQLCKKAGIAPGQILRAALTGNTAMLYLLTGREASSLAAAPFAPDCLFGESVDATQLGLSLASGAQAYLPRCIAAYVGADMTCAILAGRLFAAKEPELLVDIGTNGEMALCVQGKLYACSTAAGPAFEGAGISMGMNGGTGAVDHVWLTDGQIRYSVIGGGPAKGICGSGLIDAAAVLREAGLLDETGRIPQMDETASPYLTEQDGMPAVKLGESGVWLTQKDVRALQLAKSAICAGMRALLHEAGLSPDKVERLTIAGGFGSFIDPANAEKIGMLPRGFAGKARVIGNAAGMGTGMVLLSREERLRSEALARACRVVELSGNPYFMERYVEDMLFEEPPKG from the coding sequence ATGAACCAGTGGATCGAAGTTTACGCGCCGCCCGCGGAGCCAAAGCCGCTTCTGACCCTTTTGCAGCGGGAGGGGGCCGCGCCGCACGCGCCCTGCGGCGGGCGCGGCAATTGCGGAAAATGCAAGGTGATGGCCGAAGGGGCGCTCTCCCCGATGACCGGCCGGGAGCGGGGCTTTCTGCGTGAAGCGGAGGTTTCCGGCGGCGTGCGGCTGGCCTGTCTCACGCTTGTATGCGGGAAGGCGCGGGCCTGTCCGCTGCCGGACGGGGAGCAGGTGGTGCTGTCCGCAGGGGTTCTGCCGGACTTCTGCCGGGACCGCTTTGCGGGCGGCTATGGGCTCGCAGTGGATATCGGAACCACCACGGTGGCCGCATACCTTTACCGGCTTGATACCGGCGCGCCCATCGCTGCCGCAAGCTGCGGGAATCCGCAGGGTGCTTTTGGCGCGGACGTGATCTCCCGAATCGAACAGTCGCTCGCGGGGCGGCAGTCGGAGCTCGCTGGGGCGGTGCTCGGCTGCATCGGCAGTCTTTCCGGACAGCTCTGCAAAAAAGCGGGGATTGCCCCCGGGCAGATCCTGCGCGCGGCGCTCACCGGCAACACGGCCATGCTTTATCTGCTGACGGGACGGGAGGCGTCCTCCCTCGCGGCCGCGCCGTTTGCGCCGGACTGCCTGTTTGGGGAAAGCGTGGATGCGACGCAGCTGGGACTTTCGCTTGCGTCTGGCGCGCAGGCCTACCTGCCGCGCTGCATCGCCGCCTATGTGGGCGCGGATATGACCTGCGCGATCCTCGCGGGCCGGCTTTTTGCGGCGAAGGAGCCGGAGCTGCTGGTGGACATCGGCACGAACGGGGAGATGGCCCTCTGCGTCCAGGGAAAGCTCTATGCCTGTTCCACGGCGGCCGGCCCGGCCTTTGAAGGCGCGGGCATCTCTATGGGGATGAACGGCGGAACCGGTGCGGTTGACCACGTTTGGCTTACGGATGGTCAGATCCGCTATTCGGTCATCGGCGGCGGCCCGGCGAAAGGAATCTGCGGCTCGGGGCTTATCGACGCGGCGGCGGTGCTGCGGGAAGCGGGACTCCTGGACGAAACCGGCCGCATCCCGCAGATGGACGAAACCGCTTCCCCATATCTCACCGAGCAGGACGGGATGCCCGCGGTGAAGCTCGGGGAAAGCGGCGTATGGCTCACTCAGAAGGATGTCCGGGCCCTTCAGCTTGCAAAAAGCGCCATCTGCGCCGGAATGCGCGCCCTGCTGCACGAGGCCGGGCTTTCGCCGGACAAGGTGGAGCGGCTCACAATTGCCGGGGGCTTCGGCAGCTTCATCGATCCCGCGAACGCCGAAAAGATCGGCATGCTGCCGCGCGGCTTCGCGGGAAAAGCGCGGGTGATCGGAAACGCAGCGGGTATGGGCACCGGAATGGTTCTCCTGTCGCGGGAGGAACGTTTGCGTTCGGAAGCGCTGGCGCGCGCCTGCCGGGTGGTGGAACTTTCGGGCAATCCGTACTTTATGGAACGGTATGTGGAGGACATGCTGTTTGAAGAACCGCCGAAAGGGTAA
- a CDS encoding TRAP transporter substrate-binding protein, with amino-acid sequence MKKTIKNVLSLLLAAVLLTVPLTGCNKGPAPSAAPASSAAPAPAASADTPSDAAPATDAKVLRLAHNITMGGIDDEAANMFAEKVKEKSGGTLEVRVYAGGQLGNERDMLEGIKMGTIDMGMNTSAYISNLCPQYGLLDLPYMFTSFEDVRAKLAGEAGTQLSEMLLKDHGIRVLNWWNSSFRVMLTKSAPIESIGDLKGRKMRAPEVPVYIDMFTALGANPTPIPFGEVYTSIQTGVVDGVEVCAEEMYSMKFHEVGQYIAKTNHIFSCMIPIINEKVYEGLTDAEKAAVNEAMSETTDWQWEAFAQSDEHALQAMIDAGITLTEPDIAPFMEACKPMQEKYAADYQAEDLLALLVG; translated from the coding sequence ATGAAAAAAACAATCAAAAATGTATTGTCCCTGCTCCTGGCGGCAGTGCTTCTGACAGTCCCGCTGACCGGATGCAACAAAGGCCCCGCCCCGTCCGCCGCGCCGGCGTCGAGCGCAGCCCCGGCTCCGGCCGCTTCCGCCGATACCCCGAGCGACGCGGCGCCCGCGACGGATGCAAAGGTCCTGCGCCTGGCGCACAACATCACGATGGGAGGCATCGACGACGAAGCGGCCAACATGTTCGCGGAAAAGGTCAAGGAGAAGAGCGGCGGCACGCTCGAAGTCCGCGTCTATGCGGGCGGCCAGCTCGGGAACGAGCGGGACATGCTCGAAGGCATCAAGATGGGCACCATCGATATGGGCATGAACACCTCGGCATACATCTCGAATCTCTGTCCGCAGTACGGCCTGCTTGACCTGCCGTATATGTTCACCAGCTTTGAGGACGTGCGCGCCAAGCTGGCGGGCGAAGCCGGAACCCAGCTGAGCGAGATGCTGCTGAAGGATCATGGCATCCGCGTGCTCAACTGGTGGAACTCGTCCTTCCGTGTCATGCTGACAAAATCCGCCCCGATCGAGTCGATCGGCGACCTGAAGGGCCGCAAGATGCGCGCGCCGGAAGTGCCGGTCTATATCGACATGTTCACCGCGCTGGGCGCCAACCCCACCCCGATCCCGTTCGGAGAGGTCTACACCTCGATCCAGACCGGCGTCGTGGACGGTGTGGAGGTCTGCGCGGAAGAGATGTACTCCATGAAATTTCATGAGGTGGGACAGTATATAGCCAAAACCAACCACATTTTTAGCTGCATGATCCCGATCATCAACGAAAAGGTTTACGAAGGCCTGACCGACGCGGAAAAAGCGGCGGTCAACGAGGCGATGTCCGAAACCACCGACTGGCAGTGGGAAGCGTTCGCGCAGTCGGACGAGCACGCGCTGCAGGCGATGATCGACGCGGGCATCACCCTCACCGAGCCCGACATCGCCCCATTTATGGAGGCCTGCAAACCGATGCAGGAAAAATATGCGGCGGACTATCAGGCCGAGGATCTTCTGGCGCTGCTGGTGGGATAA
- a CDS encoding TRAP transporter small permease: MGNNRKNAIDKIMDVTTAILNNSVFILFLVMILSSFLQVICRRIFNASLTWSEELARYCTIWMVMFTTAIAFKSRNHIGIDFFLAKLPPKGRRILEDINDIIVILVMGYFTYYSAALLLGGRSTPSPAMRIPMGFVYAGVVVGGFFSVVFALYAFAKRVQGYSREKAAPAAQ; the protein is encoded by the coding sequence TTGGGTAACAATCGGAAAAATGCCATCGACAAAATCATGGACGTGACGACCGCGATATTAAACAACAGCGTGTTTATCCTCTTCTTGGTGATGATCCTCTCGAGCTTCCTGCAGGTCATCTGCCGCAGGATCTTCAACGCCTCGCTCACCTGGAGCGAGGAGCTTGCCCGTTACTGCACCATCTGGATGGTGATGTTCACCACCGCTATTGCGTTTAAAAGCCGCAACCATATCGGCATCGACTTTTTCCTGGCCAAGCTCCCGCCGAAGGGCCGGCGGATCCTGGAGGATATCAACGATATTATCGTGATCCTGGTGATGGGCTACTTCACTTATTATTCGGCGGCGCTGCTGCTTGGCGGTCGCAGCACCCCGTCGCCGGCCATGCGCATCCCGATGGGCTTTGTCTATGCCGGTGTGGTGGTCGGCGGGTTTTTCTCGGTGGTTTTTGCATTGTATGCGTTCGCTAAGCGGGTGCAGGGCTATTCCCGGGAGAAAGCCGCGCCCGCGGCGCAATAG
- a CDS encoding TRAP transporter large permease has product MAIGIMIGIFFLFLVMGMPIGIAIAGSSIASILAVGDLPGILLPQRTFVMLDSFSLMAVPVFILAGEVMGVSGITTKIVKLASALVGHLRAGLGQTSILAGMLMAGISGAAAADASALGAILIPAMEEEGYDKPLAVSIIASANTIGPIIPPSIMMIIYGSMTGVSIGALFLGGFVPGVLFGLSLMILTHFTAKKRTGIKIHTRATLKEIWIAFKEAIWALIMPVIIVGGILSGFFTATESGVIAVIYAFIVGFMNRSIHSFKQVKQIVLNAAMGSTTPMFLIGIAAVMGWVLARNDFPLHVGNFLNGITTNPNVFIVLVWAFYLFIGCFMEDTAAMIILVPILAPIAAAYGFDPVHFGVFTVVTLLIGCITPPVGMLLFICSAIAKVKVTDVVTTIVPYCITLAGMACLFGLFPILITLVPNMVFG; this is encoded by the coding sequence ATGGCAATTGGAATTATGATCGGGATCTTCTTCCTGTTTTTGGTGATGGGCATGCCGATCGGCATCGCAATCGCGGGTTCGTCGATCGCATCCATCCTGGCGGTGGGCGATCTGCCCGGCATCCTGCTGCCGCAGCGCACCTTTGTCATGCTCGACTCTTTCTCGCTGATGGCGGTGCCGGTCTTTATCCTGGCCGGTGAGGTCATGGGCGTTTCGGGCATCACCACCAAGATCGTCAAGCTGGCCTCGGCGCTGGTCGGGCACCTGCGCGCCGGCCTCGGGCAGACGAGCATCCTGGCCGGCATGCTGATGGCGGGTATCTCCGGCGCCGCCGCGGCCGACGCTTCGGCGCTCGGCGCGATCCTCATCCCCGCGATGGAGGAGGAGGGCTACGACAAGCCGCTGGCCGTCTCGATCATCGCTTCGGCCAACACGATCGGTCCGATCATCCCGCCGAGCATCATGATGATCATCTACGGCTCGATGACCGGTGTTTCGATTGGAGCGCTCTTTTTGGGCGGATTCGTCCCCGGCGTACTGTTCGGCCTGAGCCTGATGATCCTCACCCATTTCACCGCGAAGAAACGCACCGGCATCAAAATCCACACCCGCGCGACCCTCAAGGAAATCTGGATTGCCTTTAAAGAGGCGATTTGGGCGCTGATCATGCCGGTCATCATCGTGGGCGGCATCTTGTCCGGTTTCTTCACCGCAACCGAATCGGGAGTCATCGCCGTGATCTATGCGTTCATCGTCGGCTTCATGAACCGTTCCATCCATTCGTTTAAGCAGGTCAAGCAGATCGTGCTCAACGCCGCCATGGGCAGCACCACCCCGATGTTCCTGATCGGCATCGCGGCGGTCATGGGCTGGGTCCTCGCGCGCAACGACTTCCCGCTGCATGTCGGCAATTTCCTCAACGGCATCACCACGAATCCGAATGTATTCATCGTGCTGGTCTGGGCGTTCTACCTGTTCATCGGCTGCTTCATGGAGGACACCGCCGCCATGATCATCCTGGTGCCGATCCTCGCGCCGATTGCGGCCGCCTATGGCTTCGACCCGGTGCATTTCGGCGTGTTTACCGTCGTTACGCTGCTCATTGGCTGTATCACCCCGCCGGTCGGCATGCTGCTCTTCATTTGCAGCGCGATCGCAAAGGTCAAGGTCACTGACGTCGTCACGACGATCGTCCCTTACTGTATTACGCTTGCGGGAATGGCCTGCCTGTTCGGGCTTTTCCCAATCCTGATCACACTGGTCCCGAATATGGTGTTCGGGTAA
- a CDS encoding uroporphyrinogen decarboxylase family protein: MTHEQRIMAAIRGEALDQLPFVPRLDLWYKGNLAQGTLPDKYKHASLVDIVDDLGLGYHCVIPDFSTFEEPYDPADVGLGIHRTKSVFYTVEFDLERKVELNGPETVTTYRTPYGDITTKVYYDDEMKRAGITQAHITKPAVETEEDYQKIGYIFEHGAVKPRYHYYDAIKAEIGDRGPVVGFFYEGGSPMHALLKEMVPFETFWFHTYDYPELMEECCAKIETLMDKMLACMADSPADLLYVGANYDSMTTNPPFFAQHITPYLKKASAFLHGKGKYLLTHTDGDNAGLLEEYVKADIDVADSVCTAPMIGQTIKDTRDVLGSHAVWGGICSISVLEDSFSQYEFEKYIDETLSSIGDGRSLVLSVADSTPPGAKFDRILHIMKKVREFGPVK, translated from the coding sequence GTGACCCATGAACAGCGCATCATGGCCGCGATCCGCGGCGAAGCGCTCGACCAGCTGCCTTTTGTGCCGCGCCTTGACCTGTGGTATAAGGGAAATCTGGCGCAGGGGACGCTGCCCGACAAATATAAGCACGCCTCGCTTGTCGATATCGTGGACGATCTCGGGCTGGGATATCACTGCGTGATCCCCGATTTTTCCACCTTCGAGGAGCCGTACGACCCGGCTGATGTGGGGCTGGGCATCCATCGCACCAAATCGGTCTTTTACACGGTCGAATTCGATCTTGAGCGTAAGGTGGAACTGAACGGCCCGGAGACGGTCACGACTTACCGGACCCCGTATGGGGACATCACTACCAAGGTCTATTACGACGACGAGATGAAGCGGGCGGGCATCACCCAGGCGCATATCACCAAGCCCGCCGTCGAGACCGAGGAGGACTATCAGAAGATCGGATATATCTTTGAACACGGTGCCGTCAAGCCGCGCTACCACTATTATGATGCGATCAAGGCGGAGATCGGCGACCGCGGGCCGGTCGTGGGGTTTTTCTACGAGGGCGGCTCGCCCATGCACGCGTTGCTCAAGGAGATGGTGCCGTTTGAAACTTTCTGGTTCCACACCTATGATTATCCGGAGCTGATGGAGGAATGCTGTGCGAAGATCGAAACGCTGATGGACAAGATGCTCGCGTGTATGGCGGATTCCCCGGCGGACCTGCTCTATGTGGGCGCGAACTACGATTCAATGACCACCAACCCGCCGTTTTTCGCACAGCACATCACCCCGTATCTCAAGAAGGCTTCGGCATTTCTGCACGGGAAGGGGAAATACCTGCTGACCCACACCGACGGCGACAATGCCGGGCTGCTGGAAGAATATGTAAAGGCTGATATCGATGTGGCGGATTCGGTCTGCACCGCGCCGATGATCGGCCAGACGATTAAGGATACCCGTGATGTGCTGGGCAGCCACGCGGTCTGGGGCGGTATCTGCTCGATCAGCGTGCTGGAGGATTCGTTCAGCCAGTACGAATTTGAAAAATACATCGACGAGACCCTTTCGAGTATCGGCGATGGCCGCAGCCTGGTTTTAAGCGTTGCGGATTCGACGCCGCCGGGCGCGAAGTTCGACCGCATCCTGCACATTATGAAAAAGGTGCGGGAATTTGGGCCGGTCAAATAA
- a CDS encoding ferredoxin — protein MMKAKINREGCISCGLCAETCPEVFRMADDGLAEVHVGEVPKDCESGAVDAQENCPVSVIEVF, from the coding sequence ATGATGAAAGCAAAAATCAACCGCGAAGGCTGCATCTCCTGCGGGCTCTGTGCCGAAACCTGCCCGGAGGTTTTTCGCATGGCGGACGACGGTCTGGCTGAGGTACATGTCGGCGAAGTGCCCAAAGACTGTGAATCCGGCGCTGTGGACGCACAGGAAAACTGCCCTGTTTCGGTCATCGAAGTGTTTTAA
- a CDS encoding GIY-YIG nuclease family protein, which translates to MNRNGCYAYLLACADGTLYAGWTNDLPARLKAHNAGKGAKYTKPRLPVRLVYSERFPDKSAAMKRECELKKLTRAEKLALVAAYQTKEDE; encoded by the coding sequence ATGAACCGGAACGGATGTTATGCGTATCTGCTTGCCTGCGCGGACGGGACCCTTTACGCGGGCTGGACCAACGACCTTCCGGCGCGTCTGAAAGCGCATAACGCCGGAAAAGGCGCAAAATACACAAAGCCGCGGTTGCCGGTACGGCTTGTTTACAGCGAGCGTTTCCCGGACAAATCCGCCGCGATGAAACGGGAATGCGAACTCAAAAAATTGACCCGTGCCGAAAAGCTCGCACTGGTCGCGGCTTATCAAACGAAGGAGGATGAATAG
- a CDS encoding YwbE family protein, with the protein MDGRIRAEIKIGALVDIVLKKDQPTGKLTRGHVKRILTNSPTHPHGIKVMLAEKDQVGRVQVILEEEP; encoded by the coding sequence ATGGATGGAAGAATCCGGGCGGAAATAAAAATCGGGGCGCTGGTGGACATTGTGCTCAAGAAAGACCAGCCGACCGGCAAACTGACCCGTGGACATGTCAAACGCATCCTGACCAATTCACCGACCCACCCGCACGGCATCAAGGTGATGCTCGCGGAGAAGGATCAGGTAGGACGGGTGCAGGTGATTTTGGAGGAAGAACCATGA
- a CDS encoding arsenate reductase family protein, which produces MNIQIFGKQKCFDTRKAERYFKERKIKYQLIDLPRYGMSKGEFQSVKAAVGGVKAMIDEKSKDYESSYIAYVSTEQNITDKLMENPSLLKTPIVRNGKQATIGFCPEIWKTWE; this is translated from the coding sequence ATGAACATTCAGATTTTTGGCAAACAGAAATGTTTCGATACCAGAAAGGCCGAACGGTATTTCAAGGAACGCAAGATCAAGTACCAGCTGATCGACCTGCCGCGCTACGGGATGAGCAAGGGCGAGTTTCAAAGTGTGAAGGCGGCGGTTGGCGGGGTAAAGGCGATGATCGATGAAAAATCGAAGGACTACGAAAGCTCGTACATCGCTTACGTTTCGACCGAGCAGAACATCACCGATAAGCTTATGGAAAATCCGTCGCTGCTCAAAACGCCGATCGTGCGCAATGGAAAACAGGCCACCATCGGCTTTTGCCCGGAGATTTGGAAAACCTGGGAATAG
- a CDS encoding ECF transporter S component translates to MQTRKFSTYDLVVVGVMAAVIFAATMFLKIGPIPTPAGPTQFKVANALCLLGGMLFGGVRGGLAAGIGSMFFDLCDPAFAASAPFTLVFFFAMAFVCGAIANAGGREGKNFRWNLMGAVAGSATYLVLHLGKSLIVLMLEGSDFSAALVTCALKFITSGANALFAVVVSVLIAAPCRSALVRAGLERKLFPKNA, encoded by the coding sequence ATGCAAACCAGGAAATTCTCAACCTATGACCTTGTGGTGGTCGGCGTGATGGCAGCGGTGATCTTTGCGGCGACCATGTTTTTAAAGATCGGCCCGATCCCAACTCCCGCAGGCCCCACCCAGTTTAAAGTCGCAAACGCGCTCTGCCTATTGGGCGGGATGCTGTTCGGCGGCGTGCGCGGCGGGCTTGCCGCGGGCATCGGCTCGATGTTCTTTGACCTGTGTGACCCGGCGTTTGCCGCGAGCGCGCCGTTTACGCTGGTGTTTTTCTTTGCGATGGCATTTGTCTGCGGCGCGATTGCCAATGCGGGCGGCCGGGAAGGCAAAAATTTCAGATGGAACCTGATGGGCGCGGTCGCGGGTTCTGCCACCTATCTTGTCCTGCATCTTGGAAAAAGCCTCATTGTTTTGATGTTGGAAGGCAGTGATTTTTCCGCCGCGCTGGTCACCTGCGCGCTGAAATTCATCACCTCCGGAGCGAATGCGCTCTTTGCTGTCGTGGTGTCGGTGCTGATCGCGGCTCCTTGCCGCTCGGCGCTGGTGCGCGCGGGCCTGGAACGCAAGCTGTTTCCCAAAAACGCGTAA
- a CDS encoding B3/B4 domain-containing protein has translation MVTITIDPELKKAHPAAVLGCVQCKVRVAPSGPELLEETDEVCGRLRKTLAVPDIQNRPHIASTRACYKALGKDPHRYRNSAEAMCRRVLQGKGLYRINNVVEVNNLLSIDSGYSMGAYDVDKIRGAIRWVPSGEDAHYQGIGKEQVNIAFLPVLMDMDGPFGNPTSDCVRAMITEEAKEVLMVFYCFDGEDELPGMLSRAEELLRTHCGGRDFEKTIIR, from the coding sequence ATGGTAACCATCACAATCGACCCGGAACTTAAAAAGGCGCATCCGGCCGCGGTTTTGGGCTGCGTGCAGTGCAAGGTGCGGGTGGCGCCGTCCGGCCCAGAACTGCTCGAAGAGACCGATGAAGTTTGTGGCCGTCTGCGGAAGACGCTTGCAGTTCCGGACATCCAGAATCGTCCGCACATTGCTTCGACGCGGGCCTGCTACAAGGCGCTCGGCAAGGACCCGCACCGCTACCGCAACTCGGCGGAAGCGATGTGCCGCCGGGTCCTGCAGGGCAAGGGCCTTTACCGGATCAACAATGTTGTGGAAGTCAATAACCTGCTTTCGATCGATTCCGGCTACTCGATGGGCGCCTATGATGTGGATAAGATCCGGGGCGCAATCCGCTGGGTGCCTTCCGGGGAGGACGCGCATTATCAGGGAATCGGAAAGGAACAGGTCAATATTGCATTTTTGCCGGTGCTTATGGATATGGACGGGCCGTTCGGAAACCCGACGAGCGACTGCGTGCGCGCGATGATCACCGAAGAGGCAAAAGAGGTCTTGATGGTCTTTTACTGCTTCGATGGGGAGGATGAGCTGCCGGGGATGCTTTCGCGCGCCGAGGAGCTGCTGCGGACGCACTGCGGCGGCCGGGATTTTGAAAAGACGATCATCCGATGA
- a CDS encoding GNAT family N-acetyltransferase, translating to MRIFEVKADRWVYRDLLLLADPSEEMVGRYLSRGFMLAAQVDGRAVGEIVVTPQAQGWEIKNLAVDENFWRRGIGRALIEAATGRLPAGTELFVGTADGVPGGVDFYERCGFCRSHLVKNFFVDNYPEPVYDSGVQCVDMVYLKRRCGG from the coding sequence ATGCGGATCTTTGAAGTCAAGGCCGACCGGTGGGTTTACCGGGATTTACTGTTGCTTGCCGACCCGTCCGAAGAGATGGTGGGCCGTTACCTTTCGCGCGGATTTATGCTTGCCGCCCAAGTGGACGGTCGCGCTGTGGGGGAAATTGTCGTCACGCCGCAAGCACAGGGCTGGGAGATCAAAAACCTTGCCGTGGACGAGAACTTCTGGCGGCGCGGGATCGGCCGCGCGCTGATCGAAGCCGCTACCGGGCGACTGCCGGCGGGGACGGAACTCTTTGTCGGCACGGCGGACGGCGTTCCGGGCGGCGTGGATTTTTATGAGCGCTGCGGTTTTTGCCGTTCGCATTTGGTGAAAAATTTCTTTGTGGACAACTATCCCGAGCCGGTCTATGACAGCGGCGTCCAATGCGTCGACATGGTCTATCTGAAGCGGAGGTGCGGCGGTTGA
- a CDS encoding MGMT family protein, whose amino-acid sequence MNFYERVYEAVQRIPKGRVASYGQIALLCGNPKASRAVGYALHRNPMPGIVPCHRVVNREGRLAPAFAFGGPDRQRELLEAEGVAVDGGGYVDMGRYAWYGE is encoded by the coding sequence TTGAACTTTTATGAACGGGTGTATGAAGCGGTGCAGCGGATTCCGAAGGGCCGGGTCGCCTCCTACGGGCAGATCGCGCTGCTCTGCGGCAACCCGAAAGCCTCCCGTGCGGTGGGCTATGCCCTGCACCGCAACCCCATGCCGGGGATCGTCCCCTGCCATCGGGTGGTCAACCGCGAAGGGCGGCTCGCGCCCGCGTTTGCGTTTGGCGGCCCGGACAGGCAGCGCGAATTGCTGGAAGCCGAAGGGGTTGCCGTTGACGGCGGCGGATACGTTGATATGGGCCGTTACGCCTGGTATGGGGAGTGA
- a CDS encoding tRNA (mnm(5)s(2)U34)-methyltransferase — protein sequence MTGSFNALTLAHRFIAEHVSEGAFCIDATAGRGYDTAYLCSLAGPSGKILSFDIQQEALDSTAKLLAERGLSDRARLLLDSHSNMENYAEPETVDCITFNFGWLPAGNHSIFTTPATSIPAIEAGLRLLKPGGIMSLCIYYGRDCGFTERDALLEYLPTIDSKIYTVIVSQFCNRPNNPPIPVFIWKDA from the coding sequence ATGACCGGTTCCTTTAACGCGCTCACCCTGGCGCACCGATTCATTGCAGAGCATGTGTCCGAAGGCGCTTTCTGTATCGACGCGACCGCCGGGCGCGGCTATGACACCGCCTATCTTTGCTCACTCGCCGGACCGTCCGGGAAGATCCTTTCATTTGATATCCAGCAGGAAGCGCTCGACAGCACCGCGAAACTGCTTGCCGAACGCGGCCTCTCCGACCGCGCCCGGCTCCTCCTAGACAGCCACAGCAACATGGAAAACTATGCCGAACCGGAAACTGTCGACTGTATCACCTTCAATTTCGGCTGGCTTCCCGCGGGCAATCACAGCATCTTCACCACTCCCGCGACCAGCATCCCCGCTATCGAGGCAGGACTGCGGCTTTTAAAGCCCGGCGGTATTATGAGCCTTTGCATCTATTATGGCCGGGACTGCGGTTTCACCGAACGCGACGCCCTGCTCGAATATCTGCCCACCATCGACAGTAAAATTTATACGGTCATCGTCTCGCAGTTCTGTAACCGTCCCAACAATCCGCCCATCCCCGTTTTCATCTGGAAGGACGCCTGA